The genomic region CGCTACGAATGGTGGCATTTTGATTACAAAGACTGGCGGCTGTACCGCGTGCAGGACATTCCCTTTGCAGAGATTCCAGCGTCATCCGTCACCCCAGCGCCTTCGCGTCCGCAACCATGACCCCGCTCAGCCCAGGAACGGTCCTCCAGCAGCGTTACACGGTGGTGAAACTGCTCGGTAAGGGCGGAATGGGCGCTGTCTATCAGGCGACGGACAAAAAGTTCGGCAATACGGTCGCTCTCAAACAGATGATCGTGACCGGCGAGGCGCTGAAAGCGGCGTTTGAGCGTGAAGCGATTTTGCTGAACGGCTTACGGCATGCCGCGTTGCCGGTCGTGTTTGACCACTTCACCGAAGGCGACGGTCACTTCCTTGTCATGCAGTTTATTCCCGGCAAGGACTTGGCCGAAATGCTGACAGCGCAAGGCGGACCTTTTCCTCCCGGACAGGTCGCCAAGTGGGCCGACCAACTGCTGGATGCGTTAGAGTACCTCCACGGGCGTACGCCGCCCATTATTCACCGCGACATCAAGCCGCAGAACGTCAAACTAACGCCTGAAGACGATATCGTTTTGCTTGACTTCGGTCTGGCTAAGGGCGACCTATCAGGCGACGCCGCGCAGCAGCAACGTAGCCTGGTGGGCTATACGCCAATTTTCGCGTCGCTAGAACAAATGCGCGGCTTGGCGACCGACCCGCGCAGCGATCTCTATTCGGCGGCGGCGACCATCTACAGTTTGTTGACCGGCCAACCGCCGGTGGACGCGCTGACGCGGGCGGACGCGCTGCTGGCCGGTAAACCCGACCCACTGCCCTTAGCCAGCGATGTCAACCCGCAAGTGCCGCGCGCCGTGGCCGAGGTTGTACGGCAAGCCATGGCTGTGTCGCGTGATGAGCGCTTGGCCTCGGCGAAGGACATGCGGCGACAACTGCGGGCAGCCTTCAGAGGGATACGGGCTGGGACGGACGAACTGGGCGCGACAATCATCCAACCCCACGTAGTCGCGCCACCCCCTGCGCCATTGGTTGGCGCTTCAGCGGCGCGTTCGGCCCCGGCCGGCCGTTTTTGTGTGGCCTGCGGTGCCTCGCTTGTTGAAGGGGCGAAGTTTTGCATGAAGTGCGGCAAGCCAAATCCCCCTGTCGCCACGCCCCCAGGCCTGCCACTGTCTGCTCCTCCACCGGTCAGCGCGCCGCTGGCGGCGACCGCACCGTCCGTCCCGCCCCAGAGGCTAGGCGGTACAGCACCTTTTCATTCGTCTGCGTCGTCACCGAGCGGAGCGCTGACGGCAAGTGAGATCGTGCTGCTGTTTGGTGATTTCTTTGCGCCGCCAGCAGCAGCTTCCCAGCCGTGGACGAGGCTGCTGCACACACCGACGCGCGTCAGCGCAGCGGTGCTGGCGCAGGCCATCTGGGCGGCGGCCTTTCTCGATTGCGAGCGTCAGGGAGCGATCACCCTGACGCCGGTTGCAGCAACAGGCGGCGCGGCGGAGTTAGCCTATGCTCTCAAAGCGCCGACGGTCGGCTTTGCGCCCTACAGTTTGGAAGCCAACATCATAGAAATGGCCCAACTGCGGTTGGGTCCGCCCGGGCCGTTGTCGGTCGCCGCCGTCATTGCCGACATCATTCGGTTCGATTCACGCAACGCTTGGCGGCACACCGCCGGGATGGTCAAGTTGGGCCTGAACCGTCGCAGTCTGCTGGCAATGACCCCCTCCCCCCTTCATGCCCCGTTTCCGGTTGGGCGTTTTGCGCTCACGCCGCACGTCATTGAGCTTGCGCGGCGGGCTTCGCCGGAGCCGGTGCAGCGGCTCCTAGCCGCCGCCCAAAGCCAGTCGGCGCGTTGGTCGCTTCTGATTCAAGCCATCAACCTTGGCCTTCAACGGCGAACCAATCCAATGCTGACTCACCTACCGGAATTGGATCAGGACGCCTAAACGGCGGCTGTACCGCCGATTTCAGTTTACCGATACATCGTCGTCACATAGCTCCCCTATACGAAAGTCCCGGTATAAGGAACCACGCCTTACGCCTTGAAACATCAAGGTTTGTTTGTGCGATGCAACGTTGTTCGCCGTGGCGCGGCCACCGCCACGGCGGTGGGGCCGTCAAATGGATTCCGCCGGAAAGGGGACGCATGTCACATACAACGACCCTCAGCATCGTCAAGCCGGGAAGCGCTTTCAATCACGGATTGCGCACCGGCGTTTCGCTCCACTGCCACACCAAATTCTCCCGCGAAGCGCTTGATTTCATCCCCCACTACGCGGCGAAAATTCCCTTCGTTGCAGGGCGTTTTGCCCGGATGTGTCAGCGTTATGAAGCTCGGCATGGTCGTCCCTTGGACTTCACCAAAGCCTGGTGGACGCCGCCGGTAA from Chloracidobacterium sp. harbors:
- a CDS encoding protein kinase, translating into MTPLSPGTVLQQRYTVVKLLGKGGMGAVYQATDKKFGNTVALKQMIVTGEALKAAFEREAILLNGLRHAALPVVFDHFTEGDGHFLVMQFIPGKDLAEMLTAQGGPFPPGQVAKWADQLLDALEYLHGRTPPIIHRDIKPQNVKLTPEDDIVLLDFGLAKGDLSGDAAQQQRSLVGYTPIFASLEQMRGLATDPRSDLYSAAATIYSLLTGQPPVDALTRADALLAGKPDPLPLASDVNPQVPRAVAEVVRQAMAVSRDERLASAKDMRRQLRAAFRGIRAGTDELGATIIQPHVVAPPPAPLVGASAARSAPAGRFCVACGASLVEGAKFCMKCGKPNPPVATPPGLPLSAPPPVSAPLAATAPSVPPQRLGGTAPFHSSASSPSGALTASEIVLLFGDFFAPPAAASQPWTRLLHTPTRVSAAVLAQAIWAAAFLDCERQGAITLTPVAATGGAAELAYALKAPTVGFAPYSLEANIIEMAQLRLGPPGPLSVAAVIADIIRFDSRNAWRHTAGMVKLGLNRRSLLAMTPSPLHAPFPVGRFALTPHVIELARRASPEPVQRLLAAAQSQSARWSLLIQAINLGLQRRTNPMLTHLPELDQDA